AAGATTTACGGCAAGGATATCTTATTGATGCAGGACCAAAAGACCTTTGTGACCTTGTGCCCTGTTTCAATATAACATATCTTAGTCGTAAACAGTTCTCTGCATAAGGGTACGCGAGGCGAGGACTCCGAGCCTAACAAGCCtcagtagcttatttcattaagtcatttgttttattcaattctGATTGATGAACAGTGAATTTAGCTTTATTATGCTTCAGGGACTTAAAATGTTCGGGAGGCGTTTATGTAAACGCATACAAATTTATCTGAATTGTTAGagttttcatatgtttttttcttcaaattccACATCAACATTTTGTCCGTATGTTcaatacaaaagaaaaacaagaaaataaaaagtttttgaaTTTATTCGAATAGTGTTGGCAGCAGTGATGTTTGCATTCCTAAAATATAAATGGCTGAtgccatttttaatattttcttaacaagTGTTTTCATATTAGCAAAAAGATTCGTCATCTCCATTTGGACAGTCTATTCCTGTACCCTTTCCGCCATCACAAAGCTGATCAAAGCGAACGCAGACATCTGGGGCTCCTTCTGTTGCTTCACACAAATATTGACCCTCAGTACAACGACACCCTGCACctgcaatgaaaaataagaaacatgtCAATTTGTGTTATGTTGCTGCTAAGTATGAGCCGTCTTCACCATCGCACTGATACTTGCTTTACTTACAACTACCTGGACCTACAATGACAAATAAGAAACATAGGTCAATTTGTGTACTATTGCTGCTAGATATGAGCCGTCTTCACTATCACACCGATACTTGCTTAACTTGGAACTATCTGTACCTACAATGAAGTATAAGAAACATATGTCGATTTGTGTTATATTGCTGCTAGATATGTGCCTTCTCCACCATCGCACTGATACTTGCTTAACTTGCAACTACCAGTACCTACAATGAAGAATCAGAAACATATGtcaatttgtattatattgctGCTAGATATGTGCCTTCTCCACCATCGCAACGATACTTGCTTAACTTGGAACTACCTGTACCATCAGAAAGGAATAAGAAACATGTTATGTTACTGCTAGATGTGTGCCTTCTCAGCCATCGCACTGATATTTGCTTAACTTGCAACTACCTGTATCTACAATGAAGAATCAGAAACATATCTCAATTTGTGTTATGTTGCTGCTTATACGAGCCATCTTCACCATCGCACTGATATTTGCTAAACTTCAAACTACCAGTACATACAATGAAGAATAAGAAACATATGTCAATTTGTGTACTATTACTGCTAGATATGAGGCGTCTTCACCATCGCACTGATACTTGCTATACTTGCAACTACCAGTACctacaataaagaataaaaaacatatgtCAATTTCTGTTATGTTGCTGCTAGATATGTGCCGTATCCACCATTGCACTGATACTTGCTAAACTTGCAACTACATGCACCTGCAGAAAGGAATACAAAACACATACCTAGCAATTCTATGACATTCGGTCTTAGACTAACTCTCTCTTTGCAAACATATAACAAACGTACATCAGCACAACTCATCTTCGCTATGGATGGAATGTTCTGTGTCAATAAAGGTTTTACGTGGTCAATGCCTTTCttgattaaatttatataagtcattattaatcaactattacgtatttgacgagatacagagactATTGTCGTATCAATAcaagacaattgaagacaatatatgccagaactcgctctatatcgaccaaactcggccaatatcgacaaaactcgcctaatatgagtttACTCCgctttgattggctacaaaactcgccttatATATGATTTGAGAAATTAGacattattaataacattataatattgatcAGAAGCAGTTGCCAAAACAAACTTGTATCGCCTTACCTAGACATACTTGGCGGTTGAATCCACAACCTAATATTGACTCTagataataaatcatatattaaGAGAAATGTTCTGTTTGCCAAATTCTTAAGAAAGTATGTTCCACTTCAATGGACGTACACTTGCGGATCCGGGAGAGGGGCACACCCGGCCCAAACCCCCAACCTCCCCCCGTTCAAAAAATTCGTCCAAGTTTACTCTTTATCTCAATATGGGAGAAAACAGAGTATTACAGCACTCCTCTTACGTCAATACCTTGAACCGCCCCGGctatatattataattgtattggAAAAACACCGAAAACCTTATTTTACGGCCAACAGACAATGAGGAGATCGTTAAACGATAAGGGGTGGTGTGCTTTACGAAAACAGGAGAGTATTTTGCTCTCAAATGAGTTTGAacagtatttattaaaatagaTGGAAATGTACAAGTATTTTGCATAACTAAATGAATACTAAGTCCTACAAGGGGCTATGAAATAAATGATGGTtggtgatgaagatgatgaaatAAAAGTATCGATGAAAGTACTCCCTTAAATTGTTTAGTATAACGGAATCGACTACTGAAAAAACGTCATTATGGCTATAATTAAATCATACGTTGCACATTGTCAAACACAATTGTACTTACGGCATGTCTCATCTTCATTCATAGGGCAGTCCACATTTTCGTCACAGATCTGTTTGATGTTAATGCATTTCTCCTTTCCCATACATAGGTATTGACGCTCCCCACACTTACATTCTGTCGCTGTTAaagcatataatttaaatatgactaaaagtattaTTGTTTACTTCATGGCATTTTTGAGGAGCTTTTAAATGTGCATACTgggcatacatgtacaattacaTATCTTGATTAATGGTGATTTGTAGATGGTCTTATAGTGTTTAAAACCAATCTCCTCTTCTTGAGAAATACATTGCTTGTGTTGTGTGCTGTTGCTTAGCATATTAACGACGATTACactatttgtattgttttctgtAACTTAGCATATTTACGATTAATGAATAAAGTGTGTTCTGTTCTGCTTTTTTAGAACTGAtgaaaatttgtcatttttgcTTTCCCAGcatgcttttgtttttgttgctttaaatgcttttaaattttatacTCATAAGATTGTATAGTACTgaagcttttcatataaataaatgacacGTGCAACCAGGGCAACGCCCACTAGCAACTAGTATGTATGATCTGATATGACATCGAAAGCTCGGCGCAGAACAGTCGAAGCCCACTTAATTGTATGTGTAGTTGAGACTGCCTTGCGCCAGGGTTTAGTCACTTTTATATCCAAATATAACGTACGGCAATTGTCCTCGTCGTCCCAAGCCGGACAGTCGTTGTTGCCGTCACAAAGTTGCTTCTTCGATACGCAAGTCTTCTTGTCCTTGCACAAGTAGTGATTTTCGGGACAGAAGCAGCTGGCAGCTTTATAAAACGAAAATTGTCATTACCATTAACACTGAATTATTTAggatttttaatttattatattcaattgAAAAGGCTTTTCCCTGAGCTAATAATTAACGCTCATTAAGATGAGGTTGTTAAACGTAAACGCAAACATCAAGTGTATTTTTGAATAACGTCACGTGACTTTGCTCATTACCACGTGATTTGTATGATGTCAGTTTACATTGTAAagcaa
This genomic stretch from Mya arenaria isolate MELC-2E11 chromosome 10, ASM2691426v1 harbors:
- the LOC128206712 gene encoding sortilin-related receptor-like; translation: MNCLDRKHCGRLCDGSPDCGGMDDEKNCPASCFCPENHYLCKDKKTCVSKKQLCDGNNDCPAWDDEDNCPTECKCGERQYLCMGKEKCINIKQICDENVDCPMNEDETCRAGCRCTEGQYLCEATEGAPDVCVRFDQLCDGGKGTGIDCPNGDDESFC